A window of Natrinema versiforme contains these coding sequences:
- a CDS encoding Gfo/Idh/MocA family protein produces MDFGVLSTAGIAQKAFLPGIAASDHDVTAIASRDEADARAVAAEYGIEETYGDYGDLIANADVDALYVPLPNSLHAEWTKRGADAGLDVLCEKPLAVDAAEAREVVDYCQEQGVTLMEAFMYQYHPRTERAFALARDELEDVRSVTATFKYRLDRTEDIRLSPELAGGSLMDVGCYAVSVVRQALGEPERAYATAADTRDAGVDTELTGVLEYADGVTGRVSSGFDTEGVQRYRIEATNGWVEVQDAFDIPEGELSLEYRIDGRHGVETFAPVDQFRLEIEHFADCVAAGRTPRTDGDEAIANMRVLDALSESAAEGRVVDLDS; encoded by the coding sequence ATGGATTTCGGCGTTCTCAGTACGGCCGGTATCGCACAGAAAGCGTTCCTCCCGGGAATCGCGGCCAGCGACCACGACGTGACGGCCATCGCGTCCCGCGACGAGGCCGACGCGCGCGCCGTCGCGGCGGAGTACGGGATCGAGGAGACCTACGGCGACTACGGCGACCTCATCGCCAACGCCGACGTCGACGCGCTCTACGTCCCGCTACCGAACTCGCTCCACGCGGAGTGGACGAAACGCGGGGCCGACGCGGGACTCGACGTCCTCTGTGAGAAGCCGCTGGCGGTCGACGCCGCGGAGGCGCGCGAGGTCGTCGACTACTGCCAAGAGCAAGGCGTGACCCTGATGGAGGCGTTCATGTACCAGTACCACCCGCGGACCGAGCGCGCGTTCGCGCTGGCCCGCGACGAACTCGAGGACGTGCGCTCGGTGACGGCGACGTTCAAGTACCGGCTCGACCGGACCGAGGACATCCGCCTCTCGCCCGAACTGGCCGGCGGGAGCCTGATGGACGTCGGCTGTTACGCCGTCTCGGTGGTTCGGCAAGCCCTCGGCGAGCCGGAGCGGGCGTACGCGACCGCGGCCGACACCCGCGACGCCGGCGTCGACACGGAACTGACCGGCGTCCTCGAGTACGCGGACGGCGTGACCGGCCGGGTCTCGTCGGGCTTCGACACGGAAGGCGTCCAGCGCTACCGCATCGAGGCGACCAACGGCTGGGTCGAGGTCCAGGACGCGTTCGACATCCCCGAAGGGGAACTGTCGCTCGAGTACCGGATCGACGGCCGCCACGGCGTCGAGACGTTCGCGCCGGTCGACCAGTTCCGCCTCGAGATCGAGCACTTCGCCGACTGCGTCGCCGCCGGCCGAACGCCGCGGACGGACGGCGACGAAGCGATCGCGAACATGCGAGTCCTCGACGCGCTGTCGGAAAGCGCCGCGGAGGGGCGAGTCGTCGACCTCGATAGCTGA
- a CDS encoding glutamate-cysteine ligase family protein has protein sequence MKTSIEVEYWVVDSDGTLTEPGPLADVSDRTEREFVEPLFELKTPPCESVSKLRTALVEELEAVLSRAAELDKRLVPLGTPINGDGIDRRPGERGRIQKAVIGDDFDHAKYCAGTHIHVEKRNVTDQLNALIALDPALALVNSSPYYGGERIANGARAHCYRKQSYESYPKHGQLWRYVENVGEWHRRLEHRYEEFRDAALEAGVDADAVEEHFSPDDVVWTPVRLRDSMPTVEWRSPDAALPSQILRLAGELETVMERLHHTNVRIDGAGAGDGDRDGGRRANEGALTGIEDEPTARPGHVTDEEIALPAFETVRDLAESAIHDGLESAAVAGYLERMGFTVGDYHPIAMQIDGRQYVTKADARELRLEYASRLEADVAELSEDG, from the coding sequence ATGAAAACGAGCATCGAAGTCGAGTACTGGGTCGTCGATAGCGACGGTACCCTCACCGAACCGGGGCCGCTCGCGGACGTATCGGACCGAACCGAACGGGAGTTCGTCGAGCCGCTGTTCGAGCTGAAGACGCCGCCCTGCGAGTCGGTGTCGAAGCTCCGAACGGCGCTCGTCGAGGAACTCGAGGCCGTCCTCTCGAGGGCGGCGGAACTGGACAAACGCCTCGTCCCGCTGGGCACGCCGATCAACGGCGACGGGATCGACCGTCGCCCCGGCGAGCGGGGCCGCATTCAGAAGGCAGTGATCGGCGACGACTTCGATCACGCGAAGTACTGCGCCGGCACGCACATCCACGTCGAGAAGCGGAACGTGACCGACCAGCTCAACGCGCTCATCGCGCTCGACCCGGCGCTCGCGCTGGTCAACTCCTCGCCGTACTACGGCGGCGAGCGGATCGCCAACGGAGCCCGCGCCCACTGTTACCGAAAGCAAAGCTACGAGTCGTACCCGAAACACGGCCAGCTCTGGCGCTACGTCGAGAACGTCGGCGAGTGGCACCGCCGACTCGAGCACCGCTACGAGGAGTTCAGAGACGCGGCCCTCGAGGCGGGTGTCGACGCGGACGCGGTCGAGGAACACTTCTCGCCCGACGACGTGGTCTGGACGCCCGTTCGGCTGCGCGATTCGATGCCGACCGTCGAGTGGCGCTCGCCCGACGCCGCCCTGCCGAGCCAGATACTCCGACTGGCCGGCGAACTCGAGACGGTCATGGAACGGCTCCACCACACCAACGTTCGGATCGACGGTGCCGGTGCAGGCGACGGCGACCGCGACGGCGGACGGCGAGCGAACGAGGGCGCGCTCACCGGGATCGAGGACGAGCCGACCGCCCGCCCCGGCCACGTCACGGACGAGGAAATCGCCCTTCCCGCGTTCGAAACCGTCCGTGACCTCGCCGAATCGGCGATCCACGACGGCCTCGAGTCGGCGGCCGTCGCGGGCTACCTCGAGCGGATGGGCTTTACCGTCGGCGACTACCACCCGATCGCGATGCAGATCGACGGCCGACAGTATGTGACGAAAGCCGACGCCCGCGAGCTGCGACTCGAGTACGCGAGCCGGCTCGAAGCGGATGTCGCGGAACTGAGCGAGGACGGTTAG
- a CDS encoding DUF6789 family protein, translating to MAVSDQLQRLRSIADTEGQPSEADDHQREEHVADAVARGVQAGFVATLIMTAFRLPILRSLPPSANFWSQYVADGDPDDHPVAGLALHLVYGISSGVVFGALFSLYDAGREIEPEQRGLVWGSIYGMVLSAFGAQFMLKELLDIRLEADELALFHAGHLVYGLSLGAWIGSRTEGVEDPEREYEYDDGN from the coding sequence ATGGCTGTATCAGACCAACTCCAACGGCTGCGCTCGATTGCCGACACCGAGGGGCAGCCGAGCGAGGCCGACGACCACCAGCGCGAAGAACACGTCGCCGACGCCGTGGCTCGCGGGGTGCAGGCCGGCTTCGTCGCGACGCTCATCATGACCGCCTTTCGCCTGCCGATCCTCAGATCACTGCCGCCGTCGGCGAACTTCTGGTCGCAGTACGTCGCCGACGGCGATCCCGACGACCACCCCGTCGCCGGCCTCGCTCTGCACCTCGTCTACGGGATCAGTTCGGGCGTGGTCTTCGGCGCGTTGTTTTCCCTGTACGACGCCGGACGGGAGATCGAACCCGAACAGCGCGGGCTCGTCTGGGGTTCGATCTACGGGATGGTCCTGTCGGCCTTCGGCGCGCAGTTCATGCTGAAAGAACTGCTCGACATCCGCCTCGAGGCGGACGAACTCGCGCTCTTTCACGCCGGACATCTCGTCTACGGACTCTCGCTCGGCGCGTGGATCGGCTCCCGGACCGAGGGCGTCGAGGATCCCGAACGGGAGTACGAGTACGACGACGGCAACTAA
- the larE gene encoding ATP-dependent sacrificial sulfur transferase LarE codes for MTTVEAKLEAAREDLAARDGVVVAFSGGVDSSAVAAIAHDALGEDAVACTAKSETLPEAELEDARRVADEIGIRHEIVSFSELESDDFVENDDDRCYHCRTMRLGEMLETARDLGVGTVCDGTNADDPGAGHRPGLQAVEELDVHSPLLAHDITKDEVRAIADHYDLSVAEKPSMACLSSRIPTGLEVTEDRLTRIERAEALLRQWGFEQFRVRDHDGLARIEVAPDELERALELEFVETVRAELSNLGFDHVTLDLHGYRTGSVSPETEDEEPVVEDVFATESSSDD; via the coding sequence ATGACAACGGTCGAGGCGAAACTCGAGGCCGCCCGCGAGGACCTCGCGGCTCGCGACGGGGTCGTCGTCGCCTTCTCCGGCGGGGTCGACTCGAGCGCCGTGGCCGCGATCGCCCACGACGCGCTCGGCGAGGACGCGGTCGCCTGTACCGCGAAAAGCGAGACCTTACCCGAGGCCGAACTCGAGGACGCCCGACGAGTCGCCGACGAGATCGGCATCCGCCACGAGATCGTCTCCTTCTCCGAACTCGAGAGCGACGACTTCGTCGAGAACGACGACGATCGCTGCTATCACTGCCGGACGATGCGACTCGGCGAGATGCTCGAGACCGCCCGCGACCTCGGCGTCGGAACCGTTTGCGACGGGACGAACGCCGACGATCCGGGCGCGGGGCACCGGCCCGGGCTGCAAGCGGTCGAGGAACTCGACGTTCACTCGCCGCTGCTGGCCCACGACATCACGAAGGACGAAGTGCGGGCGATCGCCGACCACTATGACCTCTCGGTCGCCGAGAAACCCTCGATGGCCTGTCTCTCCTCGCGGATCCCGACCGGACTCGAGGTCACCGAAGACCGACTCACGCGGATCGAGCGGGCCGAAGCGCTGTTGCGACAGTGGGGCTTCGAGCAGTTCCGGGTGCGCGACCACGACGGCCTCGCCCGCATCGAGGTCGCGCCCGACGAACTCGAGCGGGCGCTGGAACTCGAGTTCGTCGAGACGGTTCGGGCCGAACTCTCGAACCTGGGCTTCGATCACGTCACGCTGGATCTCCACGGCTACCGCACGGGCAGCGTCAGCCCCGAAACCGAAGACGAGGAGCCGGTCGTCGAGGACGTCTTCGCGACGGAGTCCTCGAGCGACGATTGA
- a CDS encoding ferritin-like domain-containing protein, producing MSTTATTPRDALATELERLYYIERELCDELETLAGDVSIDAVADTRATECRERLWEAVDEHCYETQRHCERIERAFDALGEEPDTRRAPEFDGLIADKEAFNNVVLNDALRPLYYLETALKLEALECTAYETAMALASAIEGEDADAVVDALRPNYDDERAMRADLESLSDGDALETLLAASPVDDASRGSLDRR from the coding sequence ATGAGCACGACAGCAACCACACCGCGCGACGCGCTCGCGACCGAGTTGGAACGACTGTACTACATCGAACGGGAGCTCTGTGACGAACTCGAGACGCTGGCGGGCGACGTCTCGATCGACGCGGTAGCCGACACCCGCGCGACGGAGTGTCGAGAGCGGCTGTGGGAAGCGGTCGACGAGCACTGCTACGAGACCCAGCGACACTGCGAGCGGATCGAGCGGGCCTTCGACGCGCTCGGCGAGGAGCCCGACACGCGACGCGCCCCGGAGTTCGACGGCCTGATCGCCGACAAGGAGGCGTTCAACAACGTCGTCCTGAACGACGCGCTCCGGCCGCTGTACTACCTCGAGACCGCGCTGAAACTCGAGGCCCTCGAGTGTACGGCCTACGAGACGGCAATGGCGCTCGCGAGCGCCATCGAAGGTGAGGACGCCGACGCCGTCGTCGACGCGCTCCGACCGAACTACGACGACGAACGGGCGATGCGGGCCGATCTCGAGTCGCTGTCGGACGGCGACGCCCTCGAGACGCTACTCGCGGCGAGCCCGGTCGACGACGCCAGTCGCGGGTCCCTCGATCGACGATGA
- a CDS encoding aldo/keto reductase codes for MNYRRLGSIDSDVSEVGLGTWNIGGDWGDVDDETGRDVVRAAIDADIDFIDTADVYGDGRSERHIGHVLDERGAHDDVFVATKAGRRLEPHEADRYDDDRLSSFVDRSRENLGEETLNLLQLHCPPTEAYYQPSTFDALERLKAENKIAHAGVSVETVEEALKAIEYDVVETVQIIFNPFRQRPNELFFERAKRNDIGVIVRVPYASGLLTGALERDQEFAEDDHRNFNREGEAFDVGETFAGVPYETGHDAVDALDPHVPEDLSLADLTLRWILDHEAVSTVIPGTTSPEHVRSNAAVSDLSPLSNQVHGAVRDVYEEYVFEHVHHRW; via the coding sequence ATGAACTATCGACGACTCGGTTCGATCGACAGCGACGTCTCCGAGGTCGGCCTCGGGACGTGGAACATCGGCGGCGACTGGGGCGATGTCGACGACGAAACCGGTCGCGATGTCGTCCGCGCCGCGATCGATGCGGACATCGACTTCATCGACACCGCGGATGTCTACGGCGACGGCCGCAGCGAACGCCACATCGGGCACGTCCTCGACGAGCGCGGGGCTCACGACGACGTGTTCGTCGCGACGAAGGCCGGCCGTCGGCTCGAGCCACACGAGGCCGACCGCTACGACGACGACCGCCTCTCCTCGTTCGTCGACCGGAGCCGCGAGAACCTCGGCGAGGAGACGCTGAATCTCCTCCAGTTGCACTGTCCGCCGACCGAGGCGTACTACCAGCCGTCGACGTTCGACGCGCTCGAGCGACTGAAAGCCGAGAACAAGATCGCTCACGCCGGCGTGAGCGTCGAAACGGTCGAGGAAGCCCTGAAGGCCATCGAGTACGACGTCGTCGAGACCGTCCAGATCATCTTTAACCCGTTCCGCCAGCGCCCGAACGAACTGTTCTTCGAGCGGGCGAAACGGAACGATATCGGCGTGATCGTCCGGGTGCCGTACGCGTCGGGGCTCTTGACCGGCGCGCTCGAGCGCGACCAGGAGTTCGCCGAGGACGACCACCGGAACTTCAACCGCGAGGGCGAGGCCTTCGACGTCGGCGAGACGTTCGCCGGCGTCCCCTACGAGACGGGCCACGACGCCGTCGACGCGCTCGACCCCCACGTCCCCGAGGACCTGTCGCTGGCCGACCTCACCCTCCGGTGGATCCTCGATCACGAAGCGGTCTCGACGGTCATTCCGGGGACGACCTCGCCGGAGCACGTCCGGAGCAACGCCGCCGTTTCGGACCTGTCGCCGCTCTCGAATCAGGTCCACGGTGCGGTCCGAGACGTCTACGAGGAGTACGTGTTCGAACACGTCCACCACCGCTGGTAG
- a CDS encoding nitrate/nitrite transporter, protein MTARSDSEAIDDALEIRGNARRGVASATLGFFVGFAGVVLYGPVATELEGAMGLSGIALGLLVAAPQLTGSLLRVPFGAWVEDVGAAKPFLVLLGCAVVGMAGLSTILVTLGTDGLTMAHYPLVFLFGSLSGCGIATFSVGAAQTSYWSPEERQGTMLAVYAGLGNSSPGIFTLVVPVALAALGLTGAYLAWFGFLVCGTLAYAVVAVDAPFFQFRKQGLAADAAKRRAETRGQELFPSGDAMASIREAASIWRTWVLVALFFTSFGGFLALTTWFPSYWAAVHDLSVQRAGALTALAFTLLAALVRVPGGVVSDRFGGEPTAIASFVVVGVAAAVLIAARTVPLAIGGTVLLGIGIGVANAAVFGLVPEYVPEAVGGASGLVGGLGAFGGFVIPPVLGLFVDLQGPAGYANGYVVFLVLAVVSIGLSGGLYRTRVEPTPDTAVPSDD, encoded by the coding sequence ATGACGGCGAGATCGGATTCCGAGGCTATCGACGACGCGCTCGAGATTCGGGGGAACGCCCGACGGGGCGTCGCGTCCGCGACCCTCGGGTTCTTCGTGGGCTTCGCCGGCGTCGTCCTCTACGGTCCCGTCGCGACCGAACTCGAGGGAGCGATGGGACTGTCCGGCATCGCGCTCGGACTGCTGGTCGCCGCGCCGCAACTCACCGGTTCGCTGCTCCGGGTTCCCTTCGGCGCATGGGTCGAAGACGTCGGCGCGGCGAAGCCGTTTCTCGTCTTGCTCGGCTGTGCGGTCGTTGGAATGGCCGGCCTGTCCACGATTCTCGTCACGCTCGGGACCGACGGGTTGACGATGGCTCACTACCCGCTCGTGTTCCTGTTCGGCTCGCTGTCGGGCTGTGGAATCGCGACGTTTTCGGTCGGGGCCGCCCAGACGTCGTACTGGTCCCCGGAGGAGCGACAGGGAACGATGCTCGCGGTGTACGCGGGGCTGGGCAACAGTTCGCCGGGGATCTTCACGCTCGTCGTCCCCGTCGCGCTCGCCGCGCTCGGCCTGACCGGCGCGTATCTGGCGTGGTTCGGTTTCCTCGTTTGCGGGACGCTCGCCTACGCGGTCGTCGCCGTCGACGCGCCGTTCTTCCAGTTCCGGAAACAGGGACTTGCGGCCGACGCCGCGAAACGGCGCGCCGAAACGCGGGGACAGGAACTGTTCCCCAGCGGCGACGCGATGGCCTCGATCCGCGAGGCGGCGAGCATCTGGCGGACGTGGGTCCTCGTCGCGCTGTTTTTCACCTCCTTCGGCGGCTTTCTCGCGCTGACGACGTGGTTTCCGTCCTACTGGGCGGCCGTCCACGATCTGTCCGTGCAACGTGCGGGAGCCCTCACGGCGCTCGCGTTCACCCTGCTCGCGGCGCTCGTCCGCGTGCCGGGCGGCGTCGTCAGCGACCGATTCGGCGGCGAACCCACTGCAATCGCGAGCTTCGTCGTCGTCGGCGTCGCCGCGGCCGTACTGATCGCGGCGCGAACCGTCCCGCTCGCGATCGGCGGGACGGTCTTGCTCGGGATCGGGATCGGCGTCGCCAACGCGGCGGTGTTCGGACTCGTCCCCGAGTACGTGCCGGAGGCCGTCGGCGGCGCGTCCGGGCTGGTCGGCGGCCTCGGAGCGTTCGGCGGCTTCGTCATCCCACCGGTGCTCGGCCTCTTCGTCGACCTGCAGGGGCCCGCCGGCTACGCCAACGGCTACGTCGTGTTCCTCGTCCTCGCGGTCGTCTCGATCGGGCTCTCCGGCGGGTTGTATCGGACTCGAGTGGAGCCGACCCCGGACACGGCGGTCCCGTCCGACGATTGA
- a CDS encoding nitrite/sulfite reductase has translation MAHKKEELKEGCYGDEVREHILEFADNGGYEAIPEDEHEKWFTRFKFWGLFHQRSGQESYFMMRLTNASGILEPDQLRTIGEVAREYAKGPVENPEFGNGWIDLTTRQSVQLHWLKLEDVPEIWEKLEAAGVHSRSAGGDTMRNISGCPLHGKAEEFVEAGPLLERFEEDLRKDDALANMPRKFNISASGCTVGCAQDSLNDIGFEPATKEIDVSGGAGGSSDSSDGGEEVRGFNVCIGGGLGGRQPRAATPLDVFVRPENAYEVGRGFVELYHDYGNRQNRSKNRARFFAEDWGMEKIRETLQEEYVDFEMHTEGEDFREEYTYNAGRPVEAGQHDHVGVGDQKDGQNYVGLSVPVGRLPAEDAIELADLADEYGSGEVRLTRRQNPVIVDVADEDLEGLLAEPILEEYPAEPSPFERGAMACTGTEFCSIALTETKGRMARMLRWFNKNVELPDDVGKIKMHYSGCTADCGQAMTADIGLQGMRARKNGEMVEAFDIGVGGGVGEDPSFIDWVQQRVPADEAPGAIRNLLEAYAAHREDGQTFRQWVEATAEEQLVEFCEPEETDFEAPYMADAKQSWYPFAESESAAAATGEESAAPSDD, from the coding sequence ATGGCGCATAAGAAAGAGGAACTCAAGGAGGGCTGTTACGGCGACGAGGTCCGCGAACACATCCTCGAGTTCGCGGACAACGGCGGCTACGAGGCGATTCCGGAGGACGAACACGAGAAGTGGTTCACCCGGTTCAAGTTCTGGGGGCTGTTCCACCAGCGCTCCGGGCAGGAATCGTACTTCATGATGCGGCTGACCAACGCCAGCGGCATCTTAGAGCCCGACCAACTGCGGACGATCGGCGAGGTCGCCCGCGAGTACGCCAAAGGCCCCGTCGAAAACCCCGAGTTCGGCAACGGGTGGATCGACCTGACCACCCGCCAGTCGGTGCAACTGCACTGGCTCAAACTCGAGGACGTGCCCGAGATCTGGGAGAAACTCGAGGCCGCCGGCGTCCACTCCCGCTCGGCGGGCGGGGACACGATGCGCAACATCTCGGGGTGTCCGCTCCACGGGAAGGCCGAGGAGTTCGTCGAGGCCGGCCCGCTGCTCGAGCGCTTCGAGGAGGACCTGCGCAAGGACGACGCGCTCGCGAACATGCCCCGGAAGTTCAACATTAGCGCGTCGGGCTGTACGGTCGGCTGCGCACAGGACTCGCTCAACGACATCGGGTTCGAGCCGGCGACCAAGGAGATCGACGTCTCCGGCGGAGCCGGAGGCTCGTCGGACTCGTCCGACGGTGGCGAGGAAGTCCGTGGGTTCAACGTCTGTATCGGCGGCGGGCTCGGCGGCCGTCAGCCCCGCGCCGCGACGCCGCTCGACGTCTTCGTCCGTCCCGAGAACGCCTACGAGGTCGGCCGCGGCTTCGTCGAACTCTACCACGACTACGGCAACCGCCAGAACCGTTCGAAGAACCGCGCCCGGTTCTTCGCCGAGGACTGGGGCATGGAGAAAATCCGCGAGACGCTCCAAGAGGAGTACGTCGACTTCGAAATGCACACCGAAGGCGAGGACTTCCGCGAGGAGTACACCTACAATGCCGGCCGCCCCGTCGAAGCGGGCCAGCACGACCACGTCGGCGTCGGCGATCAGAAGGACGGACAGAACTACGTCGGCCTGAGCGTTCCCGTCGGCCGCCTGCCGGCCGAGGACGCCATCGAACTCGCCGATCTTGCCGACGAGTACGGCTCCGGCGAGGTCCGCCTGACCCGCCGCCAGAACCCCGTCATCGTCGACGTCGCCGACGAGGACCTCGAGGGGCTGCTCGCGGAACCGATCCTCGAGGAGTACCCCGCCGAGCCCAGCCCCTTCGAGCGCGGGGCGATGGCCTGTACCGGCACGGAATTCTGCTCGATCGCGCTGACCGAGACGAAGGGTCGGATGGCTCGCATGCTGCGCTGGTTCAACAAGAACGTCGAACTGCCCGACGATGTCGGCAAGATCAAGATGCACTACTCCGGCTGTACGGCCGACTGCGGGCAGGCGATGACCGCCGATATCGGTCTGCAGGGCATGCGCGCCCGCAAGAACGGCGAGATGGTCGAGGCCTTCGACATCGGCGTCGGCGGCGGCGTCGGCGAGGACCCCTCCTTCATCGACTGGGTCCAACAGCGCGTGCCCGCCGACGAAGCGCCGGGCGCGATCCGCAACCTGCTCGAGGCCTACGCGGCCCACCGCGAGGACGGTCAGACGTTCCGCCAGTGGGTCGAGGCGACGGCCGAGGAACAGCTCGTGGAGTTCTGCGAGCCCGAGGAGACGGACTTCGAGGCGCCGTACATGGCCGACGCCAAGCAGTCGTGGTACCCCTTCGCCGAGAGCGAGTCCGCGGCGGCCGCCACCGGCGAGGAGTCCGCGGCCCCGTCCGACGACTGA
- a CDS encoding ferritin-like domain-containing protein: MNIETLEDVFGYQLQRAYYVERAHVELLAEMATDAANDDLAAQFETHRDETERHVERLERVFEALGRRPRASRSQTADGLAESRRTRFDGADGESPPTYVDLEIGLAAERLEVRSYEGLLRLAGRLAYADDIVEPLEETLEEERATRRRLEALETEISIVDSLETGRTEQ, from the coding sequence ATGAATATCGAAACCCTCGAGGACGTGTTCGGATATCAGCTACAGCGCGCATACTACGTCGAACGCGCCCACGTCGAACTGCTCGCCGAGATGGCGACCGACGCCGCGAACGACGACCTCGCGGCGCAGTTCGAGACTCACCGCGACGAGACCGAGCGACACGTCGAGCGACTCGAGCGCGTCTTCGAGGCGCTCGGCCGGCGGCCGCGAGCGAGTCGGTCGCAGACGGCCGACGGCCTCGCCGAATCGCGCCGGACTCGCTTCGATGGAGCCGACGGCGAGTCGCCGCCGACGTACGTCGATCTCGAGATCGGGCTCGCGGCGGAGCGCCTCGAGGTCCGGTCCTACGAGGGACTGCTCAGGCTGGCGGGGCGGCTCGCCTACGCGGACGATATCGTCGAACCGCTCGAGGAGACCCTCGAGGAAGAACGGGCGACACGCCGGCGACTCGAGGCCCTCGAGACGGAGATATCGATCGTCGACTCGCTGGAAACGGGGCGCACGGAGCAGTAG
- a CDS encoding amphi-Trp domain-containing protein translates to MPEDVLFESESDRDRAEIASLLRRVADNLDAGEAITLTAGSESVTLEPPARPTFEVKAEREGPADGPGELSVEFELEWDEVEEGEDESSDGALEIE, encoded by the coding sequence ATGCCCGAAGACGTACTCTTCGAATCCGAGAGCGACCGGGACCGAGCGGAAATCGCGTCACTGCTCCGCCGCGTCGCGGACAACTTAGACGCCGGCGAGGCGATCACGCTTACAGCCGGTTCCGAGTCCGTGACTCTCGAGCCGCCCGCCCGGCCGACATTCGAGGTCAAAGCCGAACGCGAGGGGCCGGCCGACGGCCCCGGCGAATTGAGCGTCGAGTTCGAACTCGAGTGGGACGAGGTCGAGGAGGGCGAGGACGAGAGTAGCGACGGAGCGTTAGAAATCGAGTGA